The following proteins come from a genomic window of Candidatus Binataceae bacterium:
- a CDS encoding NAD(P)-dependent oxidoreductase, translating to MTQQIGFVGLGAMGSAMAENLLAAGFEVTVFNRTASKAAPLVAKGAKLAERPGDVAHAHGIVISMLADDASLEHLVTGEAAIASRLAPHGIHISMTTVSPAIVRKLATVHHECGSVMVSAPVFGRPEAAAAKKLWICTSGPRTAKEKVKPILEAMGQAIVDFGDDPGAANVVKVAGNFMIAAAMESMGEALAMVEKSGVDRTVVMDLLSKSLFACPVYQGYGAAIAHRKHTPAGFRLPLGLKDVDLALKTAAEVSAPMPLASMLHDRFLSAIANGRSEMDWSAVALGASDDAGLSKPK from the coding sequence ATGACGCAGCAAATCGGATTTGTTGGCCTGGGCGCGATGGGATCGGCGATGGCGGAAAATCTGCTCGCCGCAGGCTTCGAGGTCACTGTTTTCAACCGCACCGCCTCGAAGGCGGCGCCCCTGGTCGCCAAGGGCGCGAAACTCGCCGAGCGTCCAGGCGACGTGGCGCATGCGCACGGGATCGTTATCTCGATGCTGGCCGACGACGCGTCGCTGGAACATCTTGTCACGGGCGAAGCGGCGATCGCCTCGCGCCTCGCACCGCACGGCATCCATATTTCAATGACGACGGTCTCGCCCGCGATCGTGCGCAAGCTCGCGACCGTGCATCACGAGTGCGGCAGCGTCATGGTCAGCGCGCCGGTGTTCGGCCGTCCCGAGGCGGCGGCGGCCAAGAAGCTCTGGATCTGCACCTCGGGCCCGCGCACGGCCAAGGAGAAAGTTAAACCCATACTTGAAGCAATGGGCCAGGCGATCGTCGATTTTGGCGACGATCCCGGCGCCGCCAACGTCGTCAAGGTCGCCGGCAACTTCATGATCGCGGCCGCGATGGAATCGATGGGCGAGGCGCTCGCAATGGTTGAAAAGAGCGGCGTCGATCGCACCGTCGTCATGGATCTCCTCTCCAAATCGCTCTTCGCGTGCCCGGTCTATCAGGGCTACGGCGCGGCGATCGCGCATCGCAAGCATACGCCCGCCGGCTTTCGTCTGCCGCTCGGACTCAAGGACGTGGACCTCGCGCTCAAGACGGCGGCGGAGGTCTCCGCGCCAATGCCCTTGGCGAGCATGCTTCACGATCGCTTTCTCTCTGCGATTGCCAACGGGCGCAGCGAGATGGATTGGTCCGCAGTCGCGCTCGGCGCGTCTGACGATGCAGGATTGTCGAAGCCGAAGTGA
- a CDS encoding thiamine pyrophosphate-dependent dehydrogenase E1 component subunit alpha, whose protein sequence is MDLSKDKMLEMYRAMQRIRHFEAKIRDLAMANEIPGFVHVSIGEEASAAGVCAALRKTDFITSTHRGHGHLIAKGGRLDRMMAEIYGKRGGYCKGKGGSMHIVDFSLGILGANGIVGAGLPIATGSALAAQVIGRDDVTACFFGDGASNEGTFHESLNIAAVWKLPVVFICENNGFGEFTPMHTVTSVRDIAVRAKAYDMPGFTIDGNDVLEVFKFASEAVARAREGQGPTLIECKTYRWEGHVVGEQAILGEYAYRSKDEVDSWKLKCPLIRFEKWCAESGKIDGAELKKIVGETEKELEEAIAFARSSELPSPGEVTDDVFA, encoded by the coding sequence ATGGACCTCAGCAAAGATAAAATGCTCGAGATGTATCGCGCGATGCAGCGGATTCGCCATTTCGAAGCGAAGATCCGCGACCTTGCGATGGCCAACGAAATACCGGGCTTCGTCCACGTGTCGATCGGCGAGGAGGCAAGCGCGGCCGGCGTATGCGCCGCGCTGCGCAAGACTGACTTCATCACCTCGACCCATCGCGGCCACGGCCATCTGATCGCCAAGGGAGGGCGCCTCGACCGCATGATGGCGGAGATCTACGGCAAGCGCGGCGGCTACTGCAAAGGCAAAGGCGGCTCGATGCATATCGTCGATTTCTCGCTCGGCATCCTCGGCGCCAATGGGATCGTCGGTGCGGGACTGCCAATCGCGACCGGCTCGGCGCTCGCCGCGCAGGTCATCGGCCGCGACGACGTGACCGCGTGCTTCTTCGGCGACGGCGCATCGAACGAGGGCACCTTCCACGAGTCGCTCAACATCGCGGCGGTGTGGAAACTGCCTGTCGTGTTTATCTGCGAGAACAACGGCTTCGGCGAGTTCACGCCGATGCATACCGTGACTTCGGTTCGCGATATCGCCGTGCGCGCCAAGGCCTACGACATGCCGGGCTTCACGATCGACGGTAACGACGTGCTCGAAGTCTTCAAGTTCGCCAGCGAAGCCGTGGCGCGCGCGCGGGAAGGGCAGGGCCCGACGCTCATCGAATGCAAGACCTATCGATGGGAAGGTCACGTCGTCGGCGAGCAGGCGATCCTTGGCGAGTATGCCTATCGCAGCAAGGACGAAGTCGATTCGTGGAAGCTGAAGTGCCCGCTGATTCGATTTGAAAAGTGGTGCGCCGAGAGCGGCAAGATCGACGGCGCTGAGCTGAAGAAGATCGTCGGCGAGACCGAGAAGGAACTCGAAGAGGCGATCGCCTTCGCGCGCTCGAGTGAGCTGCCCTCGCCCGGGGAAGTTACCGACGACGTGTTCGCCTGA
- a CDS encoding CaiB/BaiF CoA-transferase family protein, with translation MIGPLDGIRIIDVTQMVSGPMATMILADQGADVIKVEPPGMGDLTRALSGKSAMSPVFAVINRNKRSVVINLKEQHGVELLKNLVRDADLFVQNFRPGAAERMGIGYDVLSALNPKLVYVSISGFGEKGPYVHKRVYDPVVQALSGLASIQSDSTGRPRMFRLIVPDLITAMTAAQAMTAALLGRVRIGKGQHLKLAMLDAVIAFQWPEGMAAYTFKGNEDVVVRQTSRDLIYETADGYITVGAVSDAEWQGLARAIGHPEWLDDPRFSTPAARVRHAEDRLSLTAEALQHKTSAEWLRAFDAAQVPCSPVLSRKDLLSDPQIAANGMILEMEHPNGGPMRQPRPAARFDGEATQIRRAAPMLGEHTDEVMQSLGLERAAIDELRASGIVA, from the coding sequence ATGATCGGTCCGCTCGACGGTATTCGCATCATCGACGTGACCCAGATGGTCTCCGGTCCGATGGCGACAATGATCCTCGCCGACCAGGGCGCGGATGTTATCAAGGTCGAGCCGCCGGGCATGGGCGACCTGACACGCGCGCTTTCGGGCAAGAGCGCGATGTCGCCGGTGTTCGCCGTGATCAATCGCAACAAGCGCTCGGTCGTGATCAATTTGAAAGAGCAGCACGGCGTCGAGCTGCTGAAAAATCTCGTGCGCGACGCCGATCTGTTTGTGCAGAATTTCCGACCCGGCGCCGCCGAGCGCATGGGAATCGGTTACGACGTTCTCAGCGCTCTGAATCCGAAACTCGTTTACGTCTCGATCAGCGGCTTTGGCGAGAAAGGTCCCTACGTTCACAAGCGCGTTTACGATCCCGTCGTGCAGGCGCTGTCGGGCCTCGCCTCGATTCAGTCCGACAGCACGGGACGTCCGCGGATGTTCCGCCTGATCGTTCCCGACCTGATAACCGCGATGACCGCCGCGCAGGCCATGACCGCGGCGTTGCTCGGCCGCGTGCGCATCGGCAAGGGACAGCATCTGAAGCTCGCGATGCTCGACGCCGTCATTGCGTTCCAGTGGCCTGAGGGCATGGCCGCTTACACCTTCAAGGGCAACGAGGATGTAGTCGTGCGCCAGACCTCACGCGATCTCATCTACGAAACCGCCGACGGCTACATCACGGTCGGCGCGGTCTCGGACGCCGAATGGCAGGGGCTCGCGCGCGCGATCGGTCATCCAGAATGGCTCGACGATCCGCGCTTCAGCACGCCCGCCGCGCGCGTGCGTCACGCCGAGGATCGTCTTTCGCTGACGGCCGAGGCGCTCCAGCACAAGACGTCCGCTGAATGGCTCCGCGCCTTCGATGCCGCCCAGGTGCCATGCTCACCGGTGCTGAGCCGCAAGGATCTTCTGAGCGACCCGCAAATCGCCGCGAATGGGATGATTCTCGAGATGGAGCATCCGAACGGCGGGCCGATGCGCCAGCCGCGGCCGGCGGCGCGCTTCGATGGCGAGGCGACGCAGATTCGCCGCGCCGCGCCGATGCTCGGTGAGCATACCGACGAAGTGATGCAGAGCCTCGGCCTCGAGCGCGCGGCGATCGACGAGCTGCGAGCAAGTGGAATCGTGGCCTGA
- a CDS encoding alpha-ketoacid dehydrogenase subunit beta: MAQTNFIQAINQALSEEMARDPKTFLMGEDVVLAAFGATKGLIDKFGPSRVRNTPISEAGFVGAAVGAAMAGARPICEVEFASFFYCAFDQVCNQAAKLRYMSGGQAAMPITFRAVFGAMGGAAAQHSETVYAQFLSVPGLKLVVPSSPADVKGLLKSAIRDDNPVIVFEHGALGRLREEIPEGDYLVPLGKAAIKRAGENVTVVAIGAMVPKALKVADKLAKENISVEVVDPRTLIPLDEDMILSSVEKTNRVVVADEGHLRGGAAADIAALIGEKAFDFLDAPVKRVTALDVPIPFSPPLEKAAIPGEDRIEAAIREVAGR; the protein is encoded by the coding sequence ATGGCACAAACCAATTTTATCCAGGCGATCAACCAGGCGCTGTCCGAAGAGATGGCGCGCGACCCGAAAACATTTTTGATGGGCGAGGACGTCGTGCTGGCGGCGTTCGGCGCGACCAAAGGCCTTATCGACAAGTTCGGACCCTCGCGCGTGCGCAATACTCCGATTTCGGAGGCAGGCTTCGTCGGCGCCGCCGTGGGCGCCGCGATGGCGGGAGCGCGGCCGATCTGCGAGGTCGAGTTTGCGAGTTTTTTCTACTGCGCGTTCGACCAAGTTTGTAACCAGGCGGCGAAGCTCCGCTACATGTCGGGCGGCCAGGCTGCCATGCCGATCACGTTCCGCGCCGTGTTCGGTGCGATGGGCGGCGCGGCAGCGCAGCATTCCGAAACCGTCTATGCGCAGTTCCTCAGCGTGCCGGGACTCAAGCTCGTCGTGCCATCGTCGCCCGCGGACGTGAAGGGCCTGCTCAAGAGCGCGATTCGCGACGACAACCCGGTGATCGTTTTCGAGCACGGCGCGCTCGGCCGCCTGCGCGAGGAGATTCCCGAGGGCGACTATCTCGTGCCGCTCGGCAAGGCCGCGATCAAGCGCGCGGGCGAGAACGTCACCGTCGTCGCGATTGGCGCGATGGTGCCGAAGGCGCTCAAGGTTGCCGACAAGCTCGCGAAGGAAAATATCTCGGTTGAGGTCGTCGATCCGCGCACGCTGATTCCGCTCGACGAGGACATGATTCTGAGCTCCGTCGAGAAAACCAATCGCGTGGTGGTCGCCGATGAGGGTCATCTGCGCGGCGGCGCGGCGGCGGATATCGCGGCTCTTATCGGGGAAAAAGCTTTCGACTTCCTCGACGCGCCGGTGAAACGTGTCACTGCGCTCGACGTGCCGATTCCGTTCAGCCCGCCGCTCGAGAAAGCTGCGATTCCCGGCGAGGATCGAATCGAGGCTGCGATTCGCGAGGTCGCCGGACGCTGA
- a CDS encoding dihydrolipoamide acetyltransferase family protein, giving the protein MAVEVTMPKFGLTMHEGTIQRFFKAPGEPVKAGEPIFEVETEKVLYEVESPATGTLAVALCEEGATIECGLGVVVIAEAGEDIAGLATKYASRATQLVASNHVPSAALARTAVQPETSAGARRAISPVARKLATELGVNLDNVQGTGPGGRVTKEDVERAAKSPAATVSAPIAAPAGQRTPIRGVRKLIAERMHQSLQATAQLTITSEVDVTPATELRARLTREFDFTYTDMIVHACARALLRHPRMSTKLDGADLVAASEINIGLAVALDEGLIVPVIRNADRKALREIAVESRALADKAHASRLRLEDVTGGTFTISNLGTYGVDGFTPILNHGETGILGVGRILEKPAIYRGEITRRAMLTLSLTFDHRVIDGAPAAEFLQSVVEILNYGER; this is encoded by the coding sequence GTGGCGGTTGAAGTAACGATGCCCAAGTTCGGGCTCACGATGCACGAGGGCACTATCCAGCGCTTCTTCAAGGCGCCGGGCGAACCTGTGAAAGCGGGCGAGCCGATTTTTGAGGTCGAGACCGAGAAGGTTCTCTACGAAGTCGAATCGCCCGCAACCGGCACGCTCGCCGTCGCGCTGTGCGAAGAAGGCGCGACGATCGAATGCGGCCTCGGCGTCGTAGTGATCGCGGAGGCTGGCGAGGATATCGCCGGTCTCGCGACAAAGTATGCGTCGCGCGCCACTCAACTTGTCGCCTCCAATCACGTTCCGTCAGCCGCGCTCGCGAGAACTGCCGTACAACCTGAAACCTCGGCTGGCGCACGCCGCGCGATAAGTCCGGTCGCACGCAAGCTCGCTACCGAGCTCGGCGTCAACCTCGACAATGTTCAAGGCACGGGACCGGGCGGACGCGTCACCAAAGAAGATGTAGAGCGCGCAGCAAAATCGCCCGCAGCGACGGTATCTGCGCCAATCGCGGCGCCCGCGGGACAGCGCACTCCGATACGAGGGGTGCGGAAGCTCATCGCCGAGCGGATGCATCAGAGTTTGCAGGCGACGGCGCAGCTCACGATCACGAGCGAAGTCGACGTGACCCCGGCGACCGAGCTGCGCGCGCGGCTCACGCGCGAGTTCGATTTCACCTACACCGACATGATCGTGCATGCGTGTGCGCGCGCATTGCTGCGCCATCCGCGGATGAGCACGAAGCTCGACGGCGCCGACCTCGTCGCAGCCTCCGAAATCAATATCGGACTCGCCGTCGCGCTCGACGAAGGTCTGATCGTTCCAGTAATTCGCAATGCCGATCGCAAGGCGCTGCGCGAGATCGCTGTCGAAAGCCGCGCGCTGGCCGACAAAGCGCACGCCTCGCGCCTCAGACTCGAAGATGTCACCGGCGGCACGTTTACGATCAGCAATCTCGGCACCTACGGCGTCGATGGGTTCACGCCGATTCTGAACCACGGCGAGACTGGTATCCTCGGGGTTGGCCGGATCCTCGAGAAGCCCGCGATCTATCGCGGCGAGATCACTCGGCGTGCGATGCTCACTCTCAGTCTCACCTTCGACCATCGTGTGATCG
- the nth gene encoding endonuclease III, whose translation MAAVPNRAPAALTPTTIGAALKILRKQAPSWNAPIVSFIAVQSRDPFKTLIGCILSLRTKDETTAVASARLFDRAATPETILSLSPKMLEKLIYPVGFYRTKAKVIRGICRDLIDKFEGRVPDDIDALLTLKGVGRKTANLVVTEAFRKPGICVDTHVHRISNRWGLVTTKLPDKTEMALRKVLPKKHWLEYNGILVAFGQTICHPTSPWCSRCPVAHLCPRIGVARSR comes from the coding sequence GTGGCGGCGGTTCCTAACCGGGCGCCTGCCGCACTTACACCGACAACGATTGGCGCGGCGCTCAAGATCCTGCGCAAGCAGGCGCCGTCGTGGAATGCGCCGATCGTCAGCTTCATCGCGGTGCAGTCGCGCGATCCGTTCAAGACGCTCATCGGATGCATCCTGAGCCTCCGCACCAAGGACGAGACGACTGCGGTCGCATCGGCGCGACTCTTCGATCGTGCTGCGACGCCTGAGACGATTCTTTCTCTCAGTCCGAAGATGCTCGAGAAGCTCATCTATCCCGTCGGCTTCTATCGCACCAAGGCGAAGGTGATTCGTGGCATCTGCCGCGACCTGATCGACAAGTTCGAAGGCCGCGTGCCTGACGATATCGATGCGCTGCTGACGCTCAAGGGCGTCGGGCGCAAGACCGCGAATCTCGTCGTCACGGAAGCGTTTCGCAAACCGGGCATCTGCGTCGACACGCACGTGCATCGCATCTCGAATCGGTGGGGCCTCGTCACGACGAAGCTCCCGGACAAGACCGAGATGGCGCTGCGTAAGGTGCTGCCGAAGAAGCACTGGCTCGAGTACAACGGCATCCTGGTGGCATTCGGCCAGACAATTTGTCATCCCACGTCGCCTTGGTGCTCGCGCTGCCCGGTCGCTCACCTATGCCCCCGCATCGGAGTCGCGCGCTCGCGCTGA